One window of the bacterium genome contains the following:
- a CDS encoding glycoside hydrolase, giving the protein MKLRSSPATGRTDRGSRSEAVRAAKPSYRLRWAVAFLALLVLGDGSSAQAQFGSFWQSTGGPQGALARDLVEVPDGTMFAAVPGARRSLQRFDDLAGVWVEDLRPEAATPFQLEVTAFEVSPAGDFYLGSESFPEFSRSLDGGQSWESIAIPTNPHRTPSRIRFTDSGALVATMGPRIYRAAASELVQDPTLWTWELVENFLVGFHDLAVAPGGVVLAATYLDGLLRSADDGGTFDPVSSLAGVEVTRIALQADASLLAGSRASGVFFSSDGGLTWSPDSAGLPSGAVLAIHPSSNGDAYVSIDGAPLQFRAATDTSWSDAADQPDGWRASALLERADGTRVVSTTAGVSVSAGSGLPWAASSNGFPSSEVTSIVQLAGGDVFAGGSGGVYRSVDGGATWGPSAHETPSVIALVEDPAGGLVAAVETTNVTPLAPPASFTGIPPAAFLRSDDAGDTWSPIPSPPVFTPSLLDVDELVSGPGVILAVTNFGVYGTFDGGQTWNSERGFVPTGGVEQLIWANGAFYAWNRADERVYRSLDSGATWSGVGVSPGIDDNFPDFRASPSGRFFVFGRDQGDDRIFESTDQGTTWTPVASPEASDSPVGSWFADDESLLISNPNGVFRLIPDSPASTEQALAPAPPSAACCAFEVLDSGHSAVGTSKGVFLSVNPVPEPSLLVGLASGMLWLAGRGRGAPRRRMR; this is encoded by the coding sequence ATGAAGCTGCGAAGCTCCCCCGCGACCGGTCGCACCGATAGAGGATCCCGATCCGAGGCGGTGCGCGCCGCGAAACCGTCATATCGGCTGCGATGGGCGGTCGCGTTCCTGGCACTGCTCGTGTTGGGAGACGGGAGCAGCGCGCAGGCGCAATTCGGATCGTTCTGGCAGAGCACAGGTGGGCCGCAGGGCGCGCTCGCACGCGACCTCGTGGAGGTCCCGGACGGCACGATGTTCGCCGCCGTACCCGGGGCGCGGCGGAGCCTCCAGCGCTTCGACGACCTCGCCGGCGTATGGGTCGAAGACCTGCGTCCGGAGGCTGCGACGCCGTTCCAGCTCGAGGTGACGGCGTTCGAGGTCTCGCCCGCCGGAGACTTCTACCTCGGCTCCGAATCATTCCCCGAGTTCTCCCGGAGCCTCGACGGGGGCCAGAGCTGGGAGTCCATCGCGATCCCGACGAATCCCCATCGGACGCCGTCCCGCATCCGATTCACGGACAGCGGCGCGTTGGTTGCGACCATGGGGCCGCGGATCTATCGCGCCGCGGCCTCCGAGCTCGTCCAGGATCCGACGCTCTGGACCTGGGAGCTCGTCGAGAACTTCCTGGTCGGGTTCCACGACCTCGCGGTCGCTCCGGGCGGTGTCGTCCTCGCCGCCACCTACCTCGACGGTCTCCTCCGGTCCGCCGACGACGGCGGGACCTTCGATCCGGTGTCGAGTCTCGCCGGGGTCGAGGTGACCCGGATCGCGCTCCAGGCGGACGCGTCCCTGCTCGCGGGCTCTCGCGCGTCCGGCGTCTTCTTCTCGAGCGACGGGGGGCTCACCTGGTCCCCCGATTCCGCAGGGCTGCCGTCGGGGGCGGTCCTCGCGATCCACCCGTCCTCGAATGGCGACGCGTACGTCTCGATCGACGGAGCGCCTCTCCAGTTTCGGGCCGCCACCGACACGAGCTGGTCGGACGCGGCCGATCAGCCGGACGGTTGGCGCGCTTCGGCGCTCCTCGAGCGAGCGGACGGGACGAGGGTCGTCAGTACGACGGCGGGCGTCTCCGTTTCGGCGGGAAGTGGACTCCCTTGGGCCGCGTCGAGCAACGGATTCCCCTCTTCAGAGGTCACGTCGATCGTCCAGCTGGCCGGAGGGGACGTCTTCGCCGGTGGATCCGGGGGCGTGTACCGATCCGTCGATGGCGGCGCGACGTGGGGACCGTCGGCCCACGAGACACCTTCGGTCATCGCGCTCGTCGAGGATCCGGCGGGAGGACTCGTGGCGGCCGTCGAAACGACCAACGTGACGCCCTTGGCCCCGCCAGCGTCTTTCACGGGGATCCCGCCAGCGGCGTTCCTCCGTTCGGACGACGCCGGTGACACCTGGTCTCCGATCCCCAGCCCGCCCGTCTTCACACCGAGCCTGCTCGACGTCGACGAGCTGGTCTCGGGCCCCGGCGTGATCCTCGCCGTGACCAACTTCGGCGTCTACGGAACCTTCGACGGCGGTCAGACCTGGAACAGCGAGCGCGGCTTCGTTCCGACCGGCGGGGTCGAGCAGCTGATCTGGGCGAATGGTGCGTTCTACGCCTGGAACCGAGCCGACGAGCGCGTGTACCGCTCTCTGGATTCCGGGGCGACGTGGTCGGGCGTCGGCGTGAGCCCAGGCATCGACGACAACTTCCCCGATTTCAGGGCGTCGCCGTCGGGACGATTCTTCGTGTTCGGCCGGGACCAGGGCGACGACAGGATCTTCGAGTCCACGGACCAGGGCACGACGTGGACTCCGGTCGCCAGCCCCGAAGCGAGTGACTCGCCCGTCGGATCGTGGTTCGCCGACGACGAGTCGCTCCTGATCAGCAATCCGAACGGCGTATTTCGACTGATCCCCGACTCGCCGGCTTCGACGGAACAAGCGCTCGCGCCGGCTCCACCGAGCGCGGCCTGCTGCGCCTTCGAGGTGCTCGACTCCGGGCACTCGGCGGTCGGGACCTCGAAGGGCGTGTTTCTCAGCGTGAACCCGGTGCCGGAGCCTTCGCTCCTCGTCGGACTCGCGTCGGGGATGCTCTGGTTGGCAGGTCGCGGGCGAGGCGCTCCTCGACGTCGAATGCGATAG
- a CDS encoding amidohydrolase, with amino-acid sequence MTRHLAVSSDCHAGLPPERYRDYLESKHHDAFDRAVAAEAAQRDALGKLFLIDEFNEKWKLENWDGLTGAWDHDRRIEVLDGDGIAVEVIFPDGITENNSPPFDAGLGLGTEGVDPELQWAGARAHNRWLSEFCSITPERHIGLAIVPALWDVDEAIAEVRWARKNGLRGVMLPVMWGTQPPYHLDRYDPLWAVCAELEMPIHFHSGPSPKEDYFAFNPDGSLAIGAVGAATTEFVWWLTRPLNFLIWGGVFERHPDLRVAITEGSGDWVPPFLETADRNFSETHISAKMGDFTSHLSMKPSEYFRRNVAVGTSLLKRTEVEQREAIGLESIMWGTDYPHPEGCWPNTDVDRRALFRDVPESDLAAMLGGNAARFYKLDVDALAPIVERIGPPRSDFA; translated from the coding sequence ATGACCCGCCACCTCGCCGTCTCTTCCGACTGTCACGCCGGCCTGCCGCCCGAGCGCTACCGCGACTATCTCGAGTCGAAGCACCACGACGCCTTCGACCGGGCCGTGGCCGCGGAGGCCGCCCAACGCGACGCGCTCGGCAAGCTCTTCCTGATCGACGAGTTCAACGAGAAGTGGAAGCTCGAGAACTGGGACGGGCTGACCGGCGCCTGGGACCACGACCGGCGAATCGAGGTCCTCGACGGCGACGGCATCGCGGTCGAAGTGATCTTTCCGGACGGCATCACGGAGAACAACAGCCCGCCCTTCGACGCCGGCCTGGGACTCGGAACCGAAGGCGTCGATCCGGAGCTCCAGTGGGCCGGGGCGCGCGCCCACAACCGGTGGCTCTCGGAGTTCTGCAGCATCACGCCCGAACGCCACATCGGACTCGCGATCGTCCCGGCGCTCTGGGACGTCGACGAGGCGATCGCGGAGGTGCGCTGGGCGCGCAAGAACGGGCTTCGCGGCGTCATGCTCCCCGTCATGTGGGGCACGCAACCGCCCTACCACCTGGATCGCTACGACCCCCTCTGGGCGGTCTGCGCCGAGCTCGAGATGCCCATCCACTTCCACTCGGGTCCGTCGCCCAAGGAGGACTACTTCGCCTTCAACCCGGACGGCTCGCTCGCGATCGGCGCGGTCGGCGCCGCGACGACCGAGTTCGTCTGGTGGCTCACGCGACCGCTCAACTTCCTGATCTGGGGAGGCGTCTTCGAACGACACCCGGACCTGCGCGTCGCGATCACCGAGGGTTCGGGCGACTGGGTCCCTCCCTTCCTGGAGACGGCCGACCGCAACTTCAGCGAGACGCACATCTCGGCCAAGATGGGCGACTTCACGTCCCACCTCTCGATGAAGCCGAGCGAGTACTTCCGGCGCAACGTCGCCGTCGGCACCTCGCTCCTGAAGCGCACCGAAGTCGAGCAGCGCGAGGCGATCGGGCTCGAATCGATCATGTGGGGGACGGACTACCCCCATCCCGAGGGCTGCTGGCCGAACACCGACGTCGATCGGCGAGCGCTCTTCCGGGACGTGCCCGAGTCCGACCTGGCGGCGATGCTCGGCGGCAACGCGGCGCGTTTCTACAAGCTGGACGTCGACGCGCTCGCGCCGATCGTCGAGCGGATCGGTCCGCCGCGGAGCGACTTCGCGTGA
- a CDS encoding SDR family NAD(P)-dependent oxidoreductase has protein sequence MKDFTGKVAVITGGASGIGKAIARALLGAGAKVVIADVEQAALDATTAELGEGGGEISGVVVDVRDGASVNALADEVFDRHGACHLLFNNAGVGVPFINLWETEATDWEWLIGVNLLGVTHGIRAFVPRMIASGEEGVVVNTSSGNGGVTPMAKQSIYAASKAGVSILTECLAAELRDENTNVSAAILYPSGGLLNTGLLTGSRNRPPELAREAALPEAEPASFEAFASDLNERMGFELPVQDLDELAQHALDGIRNQDFVIMIGREATLEANLTDRAKKLGGGDCPI, from the coding sequence ATGAAGGACTTCACGGGCAAGGTCGCCGTGATCACGGGCGGCGCGAGCGGGATCGGCAAGGCGATCGCGCGCGCTCTCCTCGGCGCCGGCGCGAAAGTCGTCATCGCCGATGTGGAGCAGGCCGCGCTCGACGCGACGACGGCCGAGCTGGGGGAAGGCGGCGGAGAGATCTCGGGCGTCGTCGTCGACGTGCGCGACGGCGCCTCCGTGAACGCCCTGGCGGACGAGGTCTTCGATCGGCACGGGGCGTGCCATCTGCTCTTCAACAACGCCGGCGTCGGCGTCCCCTTCATCAACCTCTGGGAGACCGAAGCGACGGATTGGGAGTGGCTGATCGGCGTGAACCTGCTCGGCGTCACCCACGGTATTCGCGCTTTCGTGCCGCGCATGATCGCCTCCGGCGAAGAAGGCGTCGTCGTCAACACCTCGTCGGGCAACGGAGGCGTGACGCCGATGGCCAAGCAGTCCATCTACGCGGCGAGCAAGGCGGGGGTGTCGATCCTGACCGAATGCCTCGCCGCCGAGCTTCGCGACGAGAACACGAACGTCAGCGCCGCGATCCTCTACCCGAGCGGCGGCCTCCTGAACACCGGCCTGCTCACCGGATCCCGCAACCGCCCCCCGGAGCTCGCACGCGAAGCAGCCCTTCCGGAAGCCGAGCCGGCCAGCTTCGAGGCCTTCGCCAGCGATCTGAACGAGCGCATGGGCTTCGAGCTCCCCGTGCAGGACCTGGACGAGCTTGCTCAGCATGCACTCGACGGCATTCGCAACCAGGACTTCGTCATCATGATCGGCCGGGAGGCTACGCTCGAAGCGAACCTCACGGACCGAGCGAAGAAGCTCGGCGGGGGCGACTGCCCGATCTGA
- a CDS encoding VOC family protein, producing the protein MGTTLGQYCINVSDLERSVEFYTDVLGLKLHSRTQIPGTNEALIWGGGPGSALQLAEHDDKTAPIDQSADGIKKVGAMWKLYVNTDDVKALHVKAIAAGAKSVVEPMHLEEWDVWISFVEDPDGYQIELVQGMDLEANAPS; encoded by the coding sequence GTGGGAACCACTCTGGGCCAGTACTGCATCAACGTGAGCGATCTCGAGCGCTCAGTCGAGTTCTACACCGACGTCCTCGGGCTGAAGCTCCACAGCCGGACCCAGATCCCGGGAACGAACGAAGCGCTCATCTGGGGCGGCGGCCCGGGCTCCGCGCTCCAGCTCGCCGAACACGACGACAAGACCGCCCCGATCGATCAGAGCGCGGACGGGATCAAGAAGGTCGGCGCGATGTGGAAGCTCTACGTCAACACGGACGACGTGAAGGCGCTCCACGTCAAGGCGATCGCGGCCGGCGCGAAGAGCGTGGTCGAGCCGATGCATCTCGAGGAATGGGACGTCTGGATCTCCTTCGTCGAGGATCCCGACGGCTACCAGATCGAGCTCGTCCAGGGCATGGACCTCGAGGCGAACGCGCCGAGCTGA
- a CDS encoding Rieske (2Fe-2S) protein → MNASQEGVALPLPNGWFAVAWSHDLGEGDVQSVRCFGRDLVLYRLWSGEPALLDAYCPHLGAHLGVGGRVIEDSIRCPFHGWRFDSTGQCVSIPHCKSIPPNAKLRGWDVIEKNGMIFAWYHAEEKPPSWEIPTIPEFGDADWTEPRHVDLEVPIHLQELAENNCDPAHFEFVHGSADIPPTEMELSEEGRFYRMSSPFTRETPVGPMEMQLIRDSWGLGLSTVRTEGLPGVSMLLFTSTTPVETDRSVMRWSLTVTRNIAGQAGDEFMQGIVDGVKQDIPIWTNKIHRANPVLCETDRYIAEFRKWTRQFYSEPAGEALAG, encoded by the coding sequence ATGAACGCATCACAGGAAGGCGTCGCGCTCCCGCTCCCCAACGGATGGTTCGCCGTGGCCTGGAGCCACGACCTCGGCGAGGGCGACGTGCAGTCCGTCCGCTGCTTCGGCCGGGATCTCGTCCTCTACCGGTTGTGGAGTGGAGAGCCCGCGCTGCTCGATGCCTACTGCCCGCACCTCGGTGCCCATCTCGGTGTCGGCGGACGCGTGATCGAGGATTCGATCCGGTGTCCGTTCCACGGATGGCGATTCGATTCGACCGGCCAGTGCGTGTCCATTCCCCACTGCAAGAGCATTCCGCCGAACGCGAAGCTCCGCGGTTGGGACGTCATCGAGAAGAACGGAATGATCTTCGCGTGGTATCACGCGGAGGAGAAGCCGCCGAGCTGGGAGATCCCGACGATCCCCGAGTTCGGCGACGCCGACTGGACCGAGCCGCGACACGTCGATCTCGAAGTGCCCATCCACCTCCAGGAGCTCGCCGAGAACAACTGCGATCCGGCCCACTTCGAGTTCGTGCACGGGAGCGCCGACATTCCGCCGACGGAGATGGAGCTCTCCGAAGAGGGGCGCTTCTACCGGATGTCGAGCCCGTTCACCCGCGAGACGCCCGTGGGTCCGATGGAGATGCAGCTCATTCGCGACTCGTGGGGCCTCGGTCTCTCGACGGTGCGAACCGAAGGCCTTCCCGGCGTCAGCATGTTGCTCTTCACGTCGACGACCCCGGTCGAGACGGATCGGTCGGTCATGCGCTGGTCGCTCACGGTGACGCGCAACATCGCCGGACAGGCGGGCGACGAGTTCATGCAGGGCATCGTCGACGGCGTGAAGCAGGACATCCCGATCTGGACGAACAAGATCCACCGGGCCAATCCGGTTCTCTGCGAGACCGACAGGTACATCGCCGAGTTCCGGAAGTGGACGCGGCAGTTCTACTCCGAGCCGGCGGGCGAGGCGCTGGCGGGGTAG
- a CDS encoding acyl-CoA synthetase, whose amino-acid sequence MPFTLPGVIEALAQTVPDREMLVLGDRRITYAEFDQRTNALGNVFLEHGLTAEKERDALEDHESGQPHVALYLYNSPEYAEGMFGAWKARCAPFNVNYRYVEEELLYLFDNADTRAVVYHAEFAPQIERVRAKLPRLELLLQVQDDSGNALVDGALDYASAVASASTARPEVDPSPDDLYILYTGGTTGMPKGVLWRAEDIFITAMGGRRQNGVVFASLEEMAKEASEAEPGRMLVGPPLMHGAAQWTLVNGMTGGATAVFPSEVRKLDPADFLDTAARERVNGMTIVGDAFARPLIDELRENDRELSELKIVSSGGAPLSRTNKDAFFECLPDIVIVDGMGSSEGGIQGMQVSTRNNTQSGAFNAASGSVVVSEDLTRVLAPEEREIGWLAKSGRMPLGYLGDPEKTARTFVRIDGERYSVPGDRAHYNENGSVELLGRDSVCINSGGEKIFAEEVESALKAHPDVFDVVVAPRPSDRWGQEVVAVIALAKGAARDEPALLAEAERHVARYKLPKAFVFVDTIQRSPSGKADYRWATAQVTAGD is encoded by the coding sequence ATGCCCTTCACCCTCCCCGGCGTCATCGAAGCCCTCGCCCAGACCGTTCCCGACCGGGAGATGCTCGTTCTCGGCGACCGACGAATCACCTACGCCGAGTTCGACCAGCGAACGAACGCGCTCGGAAACGTCTTCCTCGAACACGGCCTGACCGCCGAGAAGGAGCGGGACGCCCTCGAGGACCACGAGTCGGGGCAGCCCCACGTCGCGCTCTATCTCTACAACAGCCCCGAGTACGCGGAAGGCATGTTCGGCGCCTGGAAGGCCCGCTGTGCGCCGTTCAACGTGAACTACCGCTATGTCGAAGAGGAGCTGCTCTACCTCTTCGACAACGCGGACACGCGGGCGGTGGTCTACCACGCCGAATTCGCTCCGCAGATCGAGCGCGTCCGCGCGAAGCTCCCTCGTCTCGAGCTGCTCCTCCAGGTCCAGGACGATTCCGGTAACGCGCTCGTCGACGGCGCGCTCGACTACGCGTCGGCGGTGGCCTCCGCCTCGACCGCGCGCCCAGAGGTCGATCCCTCGCCCGACGACCTCTACATCCTCTATACGGGTGGCACGACCGGCATGCCCAAAGGCGTCTTGTGGCGCGCCGAAGACATCTTCATCACCGCGATGGGCGGGCGGCGACAGAACGGCGTCGTCTTCGCGTCCCTCGAGGAGATGGCGAAGGAAGCCTCCGAGGCCGAGCCGGGTCGCATGCTGGTCGGCCCTCCGCTCATGCACGGCGCCGCCCAGTGGACGCTCGTGAACGGCATGACCGGCGGCGCGACCGCCGTCTTCCCGAGCGAAGTCCGGAAGCTCGACCCCGCGGACTTCCTCGATACCGCCGCCCGCGAGCGCGTGAACGGAATGACCATCGTCGGAGACGCCTTCGCGCGGCCGCTGATCGACGAGCTCCGCGAGAACGATCGCGAGCTGTCCGAGCTGAAGATCGTCTCGTCCGGCGGCGCCCCACTCTCCCGGACGAACAAGGACGCGTTCTTCGAGTGTCTCCCGGACATCGTGATCGTGGACGGAATGGGCTCCTCCGAGGGCGGCATCCAGGGCATGCAGGTGTCGACCCGGAACAACACCCAGTCGGGCGCTTTCAATGCCGCGTCCGGATCCGTCGTCGTGAGCGAGGACCTCACCCGTGTCCTCGCTCCGGAGGAGCGCGAGATCGGCTGGCTCGCCAAGAGCGGCCGCATGCCCCTCGGCTATCTCGGCGACCCCGAGAAGACCGCACGCACCTTCGTGCGAATCGATGGCGAGCGGTACTCCGTTCCCGGCGACCGGGCCCACTACAACGAGAACGGCTCGGTCGAGCTCCTCGGTCGGGATTCGGTCTGCATCAACTCCGGCGGAGAGAAGATCTTCGCCGAGGAAGTCGAAAGCGCGCTGAAGGCCCATCCCGACGTGTTCGACGTCGTCGTCGCACCGCGTCCGAGCGACCGCTGGGGGCAGGAGGTCGTCGCCGTGATCGCCCTCGCGAAGGGGGCCGCGCGGGACGAGCCGGCGCTCCTCGCCGAGGCCGAGCGCCACGTCGCGCGATACAAGCTGCCCAAGGCCTTCGTCTTCGTCGACACGATCCAGCGAAGCCCGAGCGGGAAGGCGGACTATCGCTGGGCGACCGCGCAGGTCACGGCCGGAGACTGA
- a CDS encoding amidohydrolase family protein, with product MFDLKITGGTIVDGTGTARFVGDVAIKDGVIAAVGPDLEGEASETLDASGHLVTPGFVDIHTHYDGQATWDSLLDPSASHGVTTIVTGNCGVGFAPVRPGDEKRLIEMMEGVEDIPGTALYEGIEWSWETFPQYLDALDGREYSMDIAAFVPHAPIRLYVMGERGERNEAATAEDIAEMSEHVRAAIAAGAVGVSTSRSLNHKTLDGELVAGTFAGQAELEGLASAMLEAGGGLFEVVPQGETGDDEALILGEIELISRVSKETGAEVSFLMVQAGGAPELWRKQLEAVAEANAGGAKLVPQVGGRPGGMLIGLPSYHGFMRRPTFRRLEAELSGDALVEALRDPANRAAILGETDEPLLPSEQFGAMTEAMPFLFQAMYPLGNPPNYEQTADRSIAGIAASTGRDPWEVHYDLLVDGEWVLGAFVNYAQASQEPLRAMIEDPATVLGLSDGGAHVKMICDASVPTYMLTHWVRDRERGDRLSLEATVQKQTSESARVVGMHDRGTIEVGKKADLNVIDFEGLTLHPPRSVNDLPAGGARILQDASGYRATIVSGVVTRRDDRDTGARPGRLVRSGRA from the coding sequence ATGTTCGATCTCAAAATCACCGGCGGCACGATCGTCGACGGGACGGGGACGGCGCGCTTCGTCGGTGACGTCGCGATCAAGGACGGCGTGATCGCCGCCGTCGGCCCGGATCTCGAAGGCGAGGCGAGCGAGACCCTCGACGCCTCGGGCCATCTCGTGACGCCCGGCTTCGTCGACATCCACACCCACTACGACGGCCAGGCCACCTGGGACAGCCTCCTCGACCCCTCGGCCAGCCACGGCGTCACGACGATCGTGACCGGCAACTGCGGCGTCGGCTTCGCCCCCGTCCGCCCCGGCGACGAGAAGCGCCTGATCGAGATGATGGAAGGGGTGGAGGACATCCCCGGAACGGCGCTCTACGAAGGGATCGAGTGGAGCTGGGAGACGTTCCCGCAGTACCTCGACGCGCTGGACGGGCGCGAGTACTCGATGGACATCGCCGCCTTCGTCCCGCACGCGCCGATCCGGCTCTACGTGATGGGCGAGCGCGGGGAGCGGAACGAGGCGGCGACCGCGGAGGACATCGCGGAGATGTCCGAGCACGTGCGCGCCGCGATCGCGGCGGGCGCTGTCGGGGTCTCGACCTCGCGCTCGCTGAACCACAAGACCCTCGATGGCGAGCTCGTCGCCGGCACCTTCGCTGGACAGGCGGAGCTCGAGGGACTCGCGAGCGCGATGCTCGAAGCGGGGGGCGGTCTCTTCGAGGTCGTGCCGCAGGGCGAGACGGGGGACGACGAGGCGCTCATCCTCGGAGAGATCGAGCTGATCAGCCGCGTCTCGAAGGAGACCGGGGCCGAGGTCTCGTTCCTGATGGTCCAGGCGGGGGGTGCGCCGGAGCTCTGGCGCAAGCAGCTCGAGGCGGTGGCCGAGGCGAACGCCGGCGGCGCGAAGCTCGTCCCGCAGGTCGGCGGTCGCCCGGGCGGGATGCTGATCGGGCTCCCCAGCTATCACGGGTTCATGCGACGACCGACCTTCCGTCGCCTCGAGGCGGAGCTCTCGGGCGACGCACTCGTCGAGGCGCTCCGGGATCCGGCGAATCGCGCGGCGATCCTCGGCGAGACCGACGAGCCGCTGCTTCCGAGCGAGCAGTTCGGGGCGATGACCGAGGCGATGCCCTTCCTCTTCCAGGCCATGTACCCCCTCGGCAATCCGCCGAACTACGAGCAGACGGCGGATCGTTCGATCGCGGGGATCGCCGCGTCGACGGGCCGCGATCCCTGGGAGGTCCACTACGACCTGCTCGTGGACGGCGAATGGGTGCTCGGCGCCTTCGTGAACTACGCGCAGGCGTCCCAGGAGCCCTTGCGGGCGATGATCGAGGATCCGGCGACGGTGCTCGGGCTCTCGGACGGCGGCGCGCACGTGAAGATGATCTGCGATGCGTCGGTGCCGACCTACATGCTGACGCATTGGGTCCGCGACCGGGAGCGCGGCGATCGGCTGTCGCTCGAGGCGACCGTACAGAAGCAGACGTCCGAGTCGGCGCGAGTCGTCGGGATGCACGACCGCGGCACGATCGAGGTCGGCAAGAAGGCGGACCTCAACGTGATCGACTTCGAAGGGTTGACGCTCCATCCGCCGCGCTCGGTCAACGACCTGCCCGCCGGCGGCGCGCGGATTCTGCAGGACGCGTCGGGCTATCGCGCGACGATCGTGAGCGGCGTCGTGACGCGGCGGGACGATCGGGACACGGGAGCGCGACCCGGGCGGTTGGTGCGGTCCGGGCGGGCCTGA
- a CDS encoding TetR/AcrR family transcriptional regulator, whose product MPNEVSPGAGRREQRRAATIERTLDVAERLFAEQGFDETKVAQICSEAGIAYGTFFNHFSGKRDLLRGLTNRSENRLSSRLEALAKEPGSIESQLRALFLEAPDGSNVGDETRRELQGLIWMTAATDGNSDRDRRFHGAFRSFLREGVSRGVVRDDMPLDTMAEVVSSVVASMALNWVHDPTYPLHERGEAAARFLADAIAPRGSTEAHDPTLEDES is encoded by the coding sequence ATGCCGAACGAAGTCAGCCCGGGCGCGGGCCGCCGCGAGCAGCGAAGAGCAGCCACGATCGAGCGCACGCTCGACGTGGCCGAACGGCTCTTCGCCGAGCAGGGCTTCGACGAAACGAAGGTCGCGCAGATCTGCTCCGAGGCGGGCATCGCCTATGGGACGTTCTTCAATCACTTCTCGGGCAAACGCGATCTGCTCCGCGGGCTCACGAATCGCTCGGAGAACCGACTCTCCTCGCGACTCGAAGCACTCGCCAAGGAACCAGGATCGATCGAGTCCCAGCTTCGCGCCCTCTTCCTCGAAGCCCCGGACGGCTCGAACGTCGGGGACGAAACGAGACGCGAGCTCCAGGGGCTGATCTGGATGACGGCCGCGACCGACGGCAATTCCGATCGCGATCGTCGATTCCACGGGGCCTTCCGCTCGTTCCTGCGCGAGGGCGTCTCGCGCGGCGTCGTGCGGGACGACATGCCCCTCGACACGATGGCGGAAGTCGTGTCCAGCGTCGTCGCATCGATGGCGCTCAACTGGGTCCACGACCCGACCTACCCGCTCCACGAGCGCGGCGAAGCCGCCGCCCGGTTCCTCGCCGACGCGATCGCACCCCGTGGATCGACCGAAGCCCACGATCCGACCCTGGAGGACGAATCATGA
- a CDS encoding SDR family oxidoreductase, with product MLLEDKVAVVTGIGPGLGRDIALLFAREGAHLAIAARNEERLKAVAAEIEALGRDVLAIPTDLTDRAACQALVAATIERFGRVDVLVQNGHYDGDYKIVTESDPQDWRDIMEVNLFGAFHLVQAVAPSMKARGDGRIILVNTGASTDPPPTLGAYAASKAALASLVRTLAVELGPEGIRANGIQLGPMTGDNFTGYVESLAQASGRTYEEELALYNEQFALRYTPTTEECAGTALFLASDLARPITGQSIAVNGGKWFLT from the coding sequence ATGCTGCTCGAAGACAAGGTCGCCGTCGTGACCGGGATCGGCCCCGGTCTCGGCCGGGACATCGCGCTCCTCTTCGCCCGTGAAGGCGCGCATCTCGCGATCGCGGCGCGCAACGAGGAACGCCTGAAGGCCGTCGCCGCCGAGATCGAAGCGCTCGGTCGCGACGTGCTGGCGATCCCGACCGATTTGACGGACCGCGCGGCCTGCCAGGCCCTCGTCGCCGCGACGATCGAACGCTTCGGTCGCGTCGACGTGCTGGTCCAGAACGGCCACTACGACGGCGACTACAAGATCGTGACCGAGTCCGATCCCCAGGACTGGCGGGACATCATGGAGGTGAACCTCTTCGGTGCCTTCCACCTCGTCCAGGCGGTCGCGCCCTCCATGAAGGCGCGCGGCGACGGGCGGATCATCCTGGTCAACACGGGCGCGAGCACCGACCCGCCGCCGACCCTCGGCGCCTACGCAGCGTCCAAGGCGGCGCTCGCGAGTCTCGTGCGCACGCTCGCCGTCGAGCTCGGACCCGAGGGCATTCGCGCGAACGGCATCCAGCTCGGCCCCATGACCGGGGACAACTTCACGGGCTACGTCGAGAGTCTCGCGCAGGCATCCGGACGGACCTACGAGGAGGAGCTCGCCCTCTACAACGAGCAGTTCGCCCTGCGCTACACGCCGACGACGGAGGAGTGCGCGGGCACGGCCCTCTTCCTGGCCTCGGATCTCGCGCGGCCGATCACGGGACAGAGCATCGCGGTGAACGGCGGGAAGTGGTTCCTCACCTGA